The following DNA comes from Capsicum annuum cultivar UCD-10X-F1 unplaced genomic scaffold, UCD10Xv1.1 ctg3868, whole genome shotgun sequence.
TCGTTCCTCTTTTTtgcttcatattttttttgtcaatGCCATGAAATATTGTATTGTTCgtttaatttaagttttaatttattttttcgaaaaaaatattaaatttttttgagtgaaaaactaatttttttactTGCTCAAATTGCATTGCAACTCTGTTATATTCATAgcatcttgtattttgaaattaacctatttcaatattttttttttcttttgcataaaAAGTTTTGTGTTTGATCAATAAATTTAAGTAGGTGTTTGGTTATGaaaaccattttatttttttgttgagttggagttggagtttggagttgtgtttggctaTGAATATAAATCGGAGTTGTTTTTGACTTTTTATGCGAGaagtaaaagtgaaaaaagtgacaacaataacaataacatacctagtatattcccacaaagtggggtctgggaggatAAGTGTACGCGGTCGataccactaccttagaggtgagatagagagactgttttcgatagacccccccCGGAAAGTGAAAAAAAGGAATTGTATTTGGAAGTTTTATGGCCAAATGCTGCAATTTTTACTAACGTGAAATAATTTTCcggaaaaaggtaaaaaattctCATGGCCAAGCTTTTTGAAGTTTATGTTTCTCGAAAACGTTTTTCGAAAAAGTACTTTTTGAGGGAAAACTACTTTATTGTAGCTTTTGCGAATGCTTAGAAgcacttattttctttaaaagaacTTTTGAGGAGCAATTTGTGGTTGACTAAGCTTTAAAAAGTGtttttttaagtatatttttctaAAGAACACTTTCCTGAAAAGTACTTTTCGgagaaaaaactatttttttagaaGCTTTTCTCCCAAAAGCTTGGCCAAAcacctcattttttttttttttttaaaataagcataaaaaaCAACAGTTTTGGATTCCTGGAAGCTTGGCCAAACAGGATATAAGGCATCAAAGGTTTTTGCTTTTGGTGCTTCTATCACAGTTTAAAAGAAGTTGCTCAAGGTGCATTTCAACTCTGAAATATTAATGGAGAATTCTGTACTTTAGGTTGCGTTTATGGCTCGAAAAGTTTTCGCTTTGGTGCTCTGATTATCTTTGTGAACTTTAATATTAATGACTTTGATGAATCTATGACTTCTCGATATATATATTTGCAAGTAATGAGTTTGAAGTTTGAGCCTTGAGATTAAGGTATATCTGTGTGTCCATGAACACTGTGGTCCTTCCCTTCCGTATCTGTTTATTCTACTTCTTGTTTCCCTTTCTGATGCAGTAAAAGATTAgagttattctttattttattactcGGAGACTAGGAGTGTAGTTGTTTTTCCCAGTTGATAATTCTTTTATTAGTGTCTTATAAGTTGCCACTGTATGTTGTCACAATTTATGATGCATTTTATGTTGTTTGTTGCAGCATATATCAAACAGATTCCCTTTGTTTAtgcataattttcttaaatttctatGAGTAAAATTTACACTTAGCTTCATCCGTGTTCTGTAAGTTTAaccttcttttctctctctctttttttttgccTGCTGACAGATGAGAGTGAAAAAGCAGAAGCGGCATAGGAGGGCTGTGAGGTTTTACACAGCTTGTTTCGGGTTTAGAGATCCATTTAAAATCCTTTGTGATGGAACATTTGTGCATCATCTTATTGTTAATCGCATAACACCTGCTGATACTGCGTTGGCAAATATTCTAGGCGCCACAGTTAAACTTTTTACGACCAGGTTTATATTAACAGCTCCGTTTGCACTTTTCTGCTTTGGTCTTTACATGACTCAACTTTGTTTGCATTAATTTGGAGGACAAGCTAACCATATGCTTTTTCAATTGTTTGGTCACGAACTATCTTCTTTGCTTGCAGATGTGTTCTTGCAGAATTGAAGAGCCTTGGTGCTTCCTATCGGGAATCACTGAATGCAGCTAATATCCTTTTTACTGCACGGTTAGTtgtttctcctcttcttcttgcTTGCTCCTCTTAAAAGCAGGGCGTTTGTTGCTTCAGTTCTCATGACATTATTTTGAGTTATCCCATGTAATATGAATCATCTTACTGTATTGCAGATGTGATCATGAGAATCGTAAAAGTGCTGTAGATTGCATAACTGAAGTTATTGGGGAGAACAATTCTGAACACTTTTTTGTTGCTACTCAAGATGCTGACTTGCGGAGAAATCTTCAAAAGGTATTTGAACTCATATTTCCTCTATTAACAATGTCCTATATTGTTATATGAGACCTATCACTTAGTATAAAATGTGAAGTGGAAAATTCTCATGAGATTCTAGGATGTCTTGTCAGAAAAATCTTCTGCAGCTACCGCACACTTGTCTAATCCAGTTGAGATCTGCTAAATTTGTACTCTCTTATTTTTTCCAGCAGTTCAAAACATATTTAACTATCTAAGTGGTAAGTGTTAAAAACAAGAGAAACTTGTGCATCTACAGAACTATATCATGGTCTACCGGTCGGTCTTGTCTCTACTAGCATGTGGTATAACATGATAGAACAGTAAAATACTTCAATCCCCTTAGGACCGGCGAGTAAGATGAACAATTCCAATTCTTTTTTGGCAATTTGAATGGTATGTTATGTACTTGTGAGAGAGTGATCAAAATCTATTTTGTCTCTGTAACCTTAAGGGAAAGAGAGCTCCAACATTTAGGAGAACATTTTATTATGCACATGCCAACtggcttttctcttttttctgaCCTTTGTTTCTCCTTTTCCTGAACCGACATAGATACCTGGTGTGCCTCTAATTTATGCTCTAAGGAATGCCTTATTTCTCGAACAACCATCGCCATTTCAGCGTCAGTTTGCCAAATCTGCTGAAGAAGAACGTCTTCATATGACTGACTTGGAGTACAATATGCTTAGTCATAGGAAAAAAAGGAGATTGTCTGATGACCAAGAAGGGGATTcttctgatgcaccagaggaagaGGTGGATGATTTTTCACAGGTTCAGACTATCAAGAGGAACGGAAGTGATGTCAAGGATAAAGTTCGCTTCAAGAGAAAGAAAGCTAAGGTATGGGTTCATAATAATGTCTCATTTTCCTTTGCACAGCTTAAAATTTAACTTACTGTTTCACTCGTTCAATTGGATATTGTTATTTGGGACCAAATTCTCCACTTTCATGTGAAACACGATACTTTAATGTTTGATGCCTTAGTTGAAAGTTCATCTTTCGATTGGTAAACAAACATTTTAATAAATCAGAATACGCTTAGATAGTGCTGGTATATGTGGAAGACATAGGGTACAAACTCATCATTGCCAATTCCTCTAAATTTGGTTGATTTGGAAATGCAGCTTTTGCTGGTTTTCTAACATTAGCTTTTGAGAAACAATAGCATCTTTAATAGATAGAAGTCACCAGAATTTTGTCGGAACCTCTCACTTATAATGAAGAAGTTTTCTGGAGCTCTGGGTGTTGTTTCATGAATGATTGTTGAGATACaatgtttactcaaaaagaggcTGCGCCTTTTGTTTGAATGATGCTTGGTTTATAAAGAATGTTTTCCTTCAAACTATAAGTACCTATTTATTTGAACTCATTTGAAAATTATGACCCTTAAATCTGAaccaagtcttttttttttttcctttattcgAGATGGCTAGACAGATAATTGATATAAAGATCATGTTTTTTCTTGAAAGTGTGATATTATATAGGTTATAAAAAGTATCCTTCTGCATTTAACTATTGCTGTGCGTATAGTCCTCTCTTAACTTTGAGTGGGAAAAGATATTGACTGATGAGGATGCATGAATTATGTTGTACGTTGAGGATGCATGAATTATGTTGTACATGAATTTTTCGCCTTGTTATTCTGTTAAGTTGACTAAGTCGACCATATTTAGTTACACAAGATGTTTTTCAAGGACGTTATTTGTGTAAATCATGTTGAGCTAAATGTGTCCCTGAATGACTCTGATTTATACAGGGTCCAAATCCACTCTCAgtcaagaagaaaaagaaatcttCAGATACAAATGTTTCTTCCTTGGGAAAGGTGAGATTCAGTTTCTAAAGTTACTGAAACGAAGCTGGGTTAACATATCCCAACCAAACGATCCCGACGACCAGGGTATTCATTCTTTTCTGCTTGTCTGACCACCCATttgttaaagagaagaaaatgtCTATGTGCACACCTCATAAAATTTGTCAATAGTTCTGATTGATTGTTTATTAGTTCCTTATCGTTAGTGAAAATATATATGATCTTCCGTTCTTCCTCTAAGTATCAGGGAAAAATGTACATTGCTTTGTGACATTAGTTGTATCACAAATGAGAATTGCTCTATCGATTACTCCCCTTTGGTTATTAAGCCACTGAATTATCTGAATTAGTGTAATAAACTAGAATCTTATAACCTCCCCTCCTCCCCCTGTCCACCTTTTTCCCCTCTTGGTAATTGTGGAAATTCAAGTGCAGGAAAGTAAGAATGTCGAGGGAACTGTGAGAAGCAGGAAGAAAAGGAAGAGGTCGCGCAACAAAACTGTTGTAGAAGGAAATGTTAAGTGTTGAAGGCATCCACTAAGAAATCTTCGCCCGACTGGTTTTGTAATATCAGGTAAGTGATAATCTATAAAGTTAGGACTGAAATGCTGATGCTGCATCATAATGAGATCATTTTATTTGGAGTGCCATTTAACTGAATGTTACAAGCTTTAGAACTTCCGAGAATTGACTATGGTTGATTTTAAATACATCAAGAGTTTCTTTCTTTATTGGCGGTGTTGCGTCCTCAACTAAAACAATTAATTCTGTAGGTGTACGCTAGTAAATTTATCGGGCAACTCTGTCCATCAAAGCTTAGGCAGATGGGATAAAATCACCTTGTGTTTGTTTTATCTACTGCTATTTCTCTTAGAACTTCCAAAAATTAACTATGGTTGATTTTGAATGGACCGAGTTCCTTTCTTTCTTTGAGCGTTGCTTCCTCAACTAATCCATTTCTTGTGTTGGTCTATGTATGATATTTACGAGTTTGTGCTCGCCAACACATGTACCAGACTACTTCGTCGATCAAAGCTCAGGCAGATGAGAGGATATAGCCTGGTGTTAATGTTGTTGCCATCCTCCATTTCTTGTGTTGGTTTGCATATGATATTTACTAGTTTGTGCTCAGCAATGCATGTACCAGACTAATCCGTCGACCAAAGCTTAGTCAGATGAGAGGATATAGCCTGGTGTTAATATTGTTGCCATCCTCCATTTCTTGTGTTGGTCTATGTATGATATTTACGAGTTTGTGCCCACCAATACATGTACCAGACTACCCCGTCAACCAAAGCTTAGTCAGATGAGAGGATGTAGCCTGGTGTCAATGTTGTTACTATCCTCCATTTCTTGTGTTGGTCTACGTATGATATTTACGAGTTTGTGCCCACCAACACTTGTACCAGACTACTCCGTCGACCAAAGCTTAGGCAGATGACGAGATATAGCCTTGTGTTGGTCTACATATGATATTTACGAGTTTGTGCCCACCAACACGTACCAGACTACTCCGTCGACCAAAGCTTAGGCGGATGACAAGAATATAGCCTGGTGTTAATGTTGTTGCCATCCACTGAAATTTGAACCCGAAATCTCGTGCTTCTCATCCTACTTCATTAACCACTCTGCCACAACCTCTACCTCTCTGCTAAAACGTGCATCGATTATATGCTTGATTGATTTTAGACCCCGCTTGCGGGATTACATTGGATATGTTATCGTTGTTGCTGTTTGTCGATTTTAGATCATATGGAATCTCTAAGAATTGTGTCACTTTTGCAGGAGGAATTTTGAGAGGAGAACACCAAGgatctattgctaatgtaatcaATTTTGAGAATGGATTTGTATGAATTTTGCCCTTACACATTAACACtgttgaaatatgatatatttagttgGAATTTGCATTGGTATTTACCTAGTGAAGGGCAaaccggtgcactaaagctcgtGCTATGCGCAGGGTCCAGGAAAGGGTCCCACCACGAGGGTGTatttgtacgcagccttaccttgcatttctgtcagcggttgttttcaagacttgaacccgtgacctccttgTCACATGGCATCAACTTTACTAGTTATTTCAAGGCTCCCCTTCCTGCACAGGATTCGAGGATGGGTCGGGTCGGACCTAGTATACTTCTATAATGAAATTGTGTTAATGTCAGTTCATTACATTTGGAAATTAAACACTAATCTATCTTCAAATCTTAGAGGCCATTGATAAAGTCGCCGTCACGTGACTAGGAGGTTACAGGTTTTGAGTCGCGGAAACAACTTTTGatagaaatacaaggtaagactgcgtagaAGCGCCCCATTTGGTTTGATCTTTTTTTGAATCTTGTGCATAGTAGGAACTTTAGTGCATCGCGATACCCCAACCTTCAAAATGCGTACATGAAATAAGACAAGTAAAAACGACCTAAATTTCGACAGTTTGGGGTTTAATTACAGAAATCCCAAGTTTGGCTCTGTCacgatacataattagctctcgatacatccaTCGAAGATTCATAATTAACTCTCGATATATTTTTTACGATTTTAGATCAGTCGAGGTATATAATAAATTcaattaagatatattttttctttcataaagatacataattagcttttgatatatttgtttttaccTTGGGTTTGTCGAGacacataattagctcctgatacatccatcgaagatacataattagttgagatttttgtaattatttataAGGGTGGAGATttttgtaaatatgataagttaaaggTGTATATGCTTATATTTTTTGTCCTTAAAATAATCATTATGATGAAAGCAAAAATTAttggaattaatttatttttttattgctttAGTAGCGAAATTGTGGTCACAAATGTTTTTCTATAAAATAGTAATGATTAAGACGTGAACTTAATATATTCATCATTATTAATATTCATCATTAAGAAACCATTAAGAGTTGGccagtaaataataatattatccaATAAAGTGTTTTTTAATCAATTACATCTTATAAAATTATATTGAACATAATTGATTGGTCGGTTTGATTAGGGCGGTTATGTTAATTAatttactagttttttttttttttttttggtgacaATAGTTGATAATATATTAATGATCTTGATAAGGTTTTGGATGGCTTATTTTAATCCTATCGGTCACGAGTTCAAGCtgtaaaaataatttgtaatgCCTTTATTTCTAAACGAGTTTGAGCCGTAAAAGCAGTTACTAATGCTTACATTCCTGCGTGAGTTTGAACCGTAATAACAATCACTAATGCTTGCATTCCTACGAGTCTGAACCGTAAAAGTAGTCGCTAATGCCTTCATTCTGAAACGAGTTTGAGTCGTAAAAACAGTCGCTAATAATTACATTCTTGCATGAGTTTGAACCGTAAAAACAATCACTAATGCTTACATTCCTATGAGTCCGAGCTGTAAAAATAGTCTCTAATGCTGTCATTCCTAAACGAGTCCGAGCTGCAAAAGCAGTCACTAATACTTACATTCCCGCAGGAGTTTGAACTGTAAAAAATTCACTAATGCTTACATTCCTACGAGTTTGAGCTGTAAAAATAGTCTCTAATGCCTTCATTCCTGGACGAGTTCGAGCTGTAAAAACAGTCACCAATACTTACATTCCTGCATGAGTTTGAACCATAATAACAATCACTAATGCTTACATTTCTACGAGTCCGAGCAGTAAAAATAGTCGCTAATGCCTTCATTCTGATACGAGTTTGAGTCGTAAAAGCAGTCACTAATATTTACATTCCTGCATGAGTTTGAACCGTAATAACAATCACTAATGCTTACATTTGTACGAGTTCGAGCCGTAAAAATAGTCGCTAATGCCTTCATTTCGAAACGAGTTTGAGCCGTAAAAGCATTCACTAATACTTACATTCCTGCATGAGTTTGAACCGTAAAAATCATCACTAATTCGTACATTCTTACGAGTTCGAGCTGTAAAAATAGTCTCTAATGCCTTCATTCCTAAACGAGTCCGAGCTGTAGAAACAGTCACTGATACTTACATTCCTGCATGAGTTTGAACCGTAATAATAATCACTAATGCTTACAATCCTACGAGTCCGAGCCGTAAAATCAATCACTAATCCTTACATTCCTACTCAAGTCTGAGCCGTAAAAACAGTCATTAATGCTTACGTTAAGATAGATTACTAATATATTAACTCATCTATGCAAACATGACATATGAGTCGCCTCAACCATCCTCATTCAAACGTTTCGAGTTTGAGCTCTGAAAATAAAGTCGACACTTCACCCTTAAAGTGAGACTATCagacataaatccaaactgatcgAACCCAAGTAAATAGCTAAATGATCGAACCCAAAACGAATATCGaataccaaataaaaataaacaaaaataactttcaccataaagtcaaaacaaaaaaatgattttttttttcagctACTCCATTAACTTCATAAATCATTTCTTTAAATAGTTGTGGCTATGATtttcccacttttttttttttttttttttttttaaatattaggtATTAAGGTTTGACATTAGAGCTTTAATAATTAGGTTGCTTAGCTAAGATTAATTATAAAATCAACTAAAGTTTCATATCGTGTTATCATTgcattctcaaaaaataaaaataaaaataaaatcacttatttcatttttttatttttatttttgttttataaatttttattttttttacgaaTAGTGAAAGAAGTATGATTTAAGATTTAGTCGAACGCTAATACAAATATTACACACTgaatgaaaaacaagaattagAATATGACTTAATATTGCCATGATAGCTCTTTTTCAACTTCCcatcagtggcggagccaggattttcattgaggggtAAATATACGAACTAGTCGAAAGGGGTTCAATATctaatatatgcataaaaaatatttttaaccatgtaaaaatagtataaaaacagTATAATTTTCCGTCATTGGGGGCTCGGATGAACCCCTGGAGCAAAGATAGCTCCGTCACTGCTTcccatagtatttttttttttaaatagtcatGATGATCAGGCCAACTTTCACGTACctcgatttttcataatttcaaagtGACTATTTTttgagaatataaaaataaaaaagattatctAATCATTATCTTATggaaatttaattataaatattatttgctTAGCTGACCACATTCTCAGAATTATTATTTTGAAGATTAGGTGAATAATTTGGTCCAGAGCAgataatcaaatgcataaacatatgtttaataaataaataaataatgtgatataatatattagaagaataagaaataaaaccataaaagaaTTTGCCAACTCAATATTatcaataactaaataattgatacacaatcaataaaatatagtCACATTTTTATGTCATTTCTTAACATTTTACATTTGCTAtattttgttttcaaaaaaaggttaaaatcacataaaaaattaagtatttcTGATCTACTTtaaactttttcatttttttttttaccaaaggTAATGAATGTGGTGAATGGAGAACATACTATTGGTTCAAcggaattcaatatttttaatatgaaatttgaatagtatataaatgtatatatttatatatttgaaacccGTGATCTCATGCTCACATGACACcgactttaccagttactccaagccCTCATGTCAACATATATTAGATTATGATTATAATATCAAAAGTTCAATACTAGACTCATGGTAACATGATATCGACTTTATCAGTTACTTGAACGCTCCCATGTCCACATATATTAGATTATGATTATAATATCAAAAGTTTAATACTAGACTCAATAATTTATCACATTCTCTGCCCTTAATGTTGTTTAtctttttttgctttttgaatgaagaaaataatgactTCTCCATACTATATAAGGAACACAACCCCTTATCTTCTCTCATTACCAAACTTCTTTTCTAAGACTAAAACATCCTTAAAAAACTTAGTGAGAAATGGCAGAAAACAAGGAAGAAGATGTTAAGTTAGGAGCCAACAAGTATAGAGAAACACAACCAATAGGAACATCAGCACAAACAGATAAAGATTATAATGAACCACCAGCAGCACCTTTATTTGAGCCTGGTGAATTGTCATCATGGAGTTTTTATAGAGCTGGGATTGCTGAATTCATGGCAACTTTCTTGTTTTTGTATATTACTATCTTGACTGTTATGGGACTTAAAAGGTCTGATAGTTTGTGTTCTTCTGTTGGGATTCAAGGTGTTGCTTGGGCTTTTGGTGGTATGATCTTTGCACTTGTTTACTGCACTGCTGGTATCTCAGGTCAGTTAATAGTTTGTTGATCTTCCATACTGCTAGTTGTAGTATTGCTCGTGTAGTTTCTTGTCCTTCGATTTATGTTATCATTTGTTGTTGCTTGTACGTCgactatcatgttattttgttgtagttactgTTACTATCTGCTGTTTTTGTTACTGTTTGTGGTTTCTTGTACTTTCGTTACTTCTCTTTTTGGGACTGGTTTGGACTGTTTTTTTTAGCCGAGGGTCtctcagaaacaacctctctacttcacctcaGAGATAGTGGTACGGACTGCGTATAgcatatactctaccctccctagattccactttgtgagaatacatCGGGTATGTTGTGTTGTACTAGTAGTTGTACTGTattgtctatcggaaacaacctctctacgtTGCCTCtaagatagtggtatggactgcgtatgcTCTACCCTCCCGAGATTCCACTTTGTGATAATACACTTggtgtatatgttgttgttgtactagtagttgtagtattgtctattggaaacaacctctctatttcacCTCTGAGATAGTGTTACggtctgcgtatactctaccTTCCCTAGATtccactttgtgagaatacactcggtatatatgttgttgttgtaataatagttgtagtattgcTTTGGTAGTTTGTTGTCCTttgatttatgttattatttttgttgcttGTACTTCAACTATCATGTTATTTTGTTGCAGTTACTGTTGTTACTATCTGCTGTTTTTGTTACTGATTGTGGTTTCTTGATCTCCAAAAATTtgaattctttttgtttattcGTTCATACTAGTAGTTGTATTattgtctatcggaaacaacctctttacttcaCCTCTGAGATAGTGGTACGGACTGCGTATGCTCTACCAtccttttatttcactttgtgagaatacactCGGTATGTTGTTGTCTTATTTTCTATCGGCAACAACCTCTTTACTTCACCTCTGAGATAGTGGTACAGACTGCGTATAGTGTATA
Coding sequences within:
- the LOC107851587 gene encoding rRNA-processing protein UTP23 homolog; the protein is MRVKKQKRHRRAVRFYTACFGFRDPFKILCDGTFVHHLIVNRITPADTALANILGATVKLFTTRCVLAELKSLGASYRESLNAANILFTARCDHENRKSAVDCITEVIGENNSEHFFVATQDADLRRNLQKIPGVPLIYALRNALFLEQPSPFQRQFAKSAEEERLHMTDLEYNMLSHRKKRRLSDDQEGDSSDAPEEEVDDFSQVQTIKRNGSDVKDKVRFKRKKAKGPNPLSVKKKKKSSDTNVSSLGKESKNVEGTVRSRKKRKRSRNKTVVEGNVKC